From a single Serratia surfactantfaciens genomic region:
- a CDS encoding ABC transporter substrate-binding protein — translation MKKTWVTTLIASGIALATLSGAAHAKGRLVVYCSATNEMCEAETKAFGEKYDVKTSFIRNGSGSTLAKVDAEKKNPQADVWYGGTLDPQSQAGEMGLLQPYKSPNLEQVMTQFRDPAKLKGNYSSAVYVGILGFGVNTQRLKEKNLPVPKCWKDLTKPEYKGEIQIADPQSSGTAYTALATFAQLWGDDQAFDYLKQLNANVSQYTKSGIAPARNAARGETAIGIGFLHDYSLEKEQGAPLELISPCEGTGYEIGGVSILKGARNLDNAKLFVDWVLSKEAQELAWKKGKSYQILTNTTADTSPNSLKLDDLKLINYDMDKYGSTEVRKALINKWVSEVKMGK, via the coding sequence ATGAAAAAAACGTGGGTCACTACCCTGATAGCTTCCGGCATCGCGCTGGCGACGTTGAGCGGCGCCGCGCACGCCAAGGGCCGCCTGGTGGTCTACTGCAGCGCCACCAATGAAATGTGCGAAGCGGAAACCAAAGCCTTCGGCGAGAAATATGACGTGAAAACCTCGTTCATCCGCAACGGCTCCGGCAGCACGCTGGCGAAAGTGGACGCCGAGAAGAAAAACCCGCAGGCGGACGTCTGGTATGGCGGCACGCTCGATCCGCAATCCCAGGCCGGTGAAATGGGGCTGCTGCAGCCGTACAAATCGCCGAACCTCGAACAGGTGATGACGCAATTCCGCGACCCGGCGAAGCTGAAAGGCAACTACTCTTCGGCGGTCTACGTCGGCATCCTCGGCTTCGGCGTCAATACCCAGCGCCTGAAAGAGAAAAACCTGCCGGTGCCCAAGTGCTGGAAAGACCTGACCAAACCGGAATACAAAGGCGAGATTCAAATCGCCGATCCGCAAAGCTCCGGCACCGCCTACACCGCGCTGGCGACCTTTGCCCAGCTGTGGGGAGACGATCAGGCCTTCGATTACCTGAAGCAGCTGAACGCCAACGTCTCGCAGTACACCAAGTCCGGCATTGCCCCGGCGCGCAACGCCGCCCGCGGCGAAACGGCGATCGGCATCGGTTTCCTGCATGACTATTCGCTCGAAAAAGAACAGGGCGCGCCGCTGGAGCTGATCTCGCCTTGTGAAGGCACCGGCTACGAAATCGGCGGCGTCAGCATCCTCAAAGGCGCGCGCAACCTCGACAACGCCAAGCTGTTCGTGGATTGGGTGCTGTCGAAAGAGGCGCAGGAGCTGGCGTGGAAGAAAGGCAAGTCCTATCAGATCCTGACCAACACTACCGCCGATACCTCGCCGAACTCGCTGAAGCTCGACGATCTGAAGCTGATCAACTACGACATGGACAAGTACGGCTCGACCGAGGTC
- the uhpC gene encoding MFS transporter family glucose-6-phosphate receptor UhpC, with translation MVTTREAAMQARSASEIDHRYRALRPRLLLYMVIGYAAFYLTRKSVNYVLPALQTDLGLDKGDIGLLGSLFYLSYGLSKFAAGLWHDGHGQRRFMGIGLFATGLLNLVFAFGESLTLLLVVWALNGFFQGWGWPPCARLLTHWYSRNERGFWWGCWNMSINLGGAIVPLISAFAAQRWGWQAAMLIPGAVSMVLGIWLTRRLKGTPQEEGLPSVGQWRHDPLELRQEQQSPPMGLWRMLRTTMLKNPMIWLLGVSYVLVYLIRIALNDWGNLWLTESHGVNLLSANATVMLFEAGGLLGALFAGWGSDLLFGGQRAPMILLFTLGLMVSVAALWLAPVHHYALLAGCFFTVGFFVFGPQMLIGLAAVECGHKGAAGSITGFLGLFAYLGAALAGWPLSQVIEGYGWSGMFSLLSIAAVLMGLLLMPLLMASVTTSTERRIKQ, from the coding sequence ATAGTCACCACCAGGGAGGCGGCTATGCAGGCACGCTCGGCATCTGAAATCGATCATCGTTACCGCGCGCTGCGCCCGCGACTGCTGCTGTACATGGTCATCGGGTACGCCGCCTTTTACCTGACGCGCAAAAGCGTGAATTACGTGCTGCCGGCGCTGCAAACGGATTTGGGGCTGGACAAAGGGGACATCGGCCTGCTCGGCTCGCTGTTTTACCTGAGCTACGGCCTGTCGAAATTCGCCGCCGGACTGTGGCACGACGGCCACGGACAGCGCAGGTTTATGGGGATCGGCCTGTTCGCCACCGGCCTGCTGAACCTGGTGTTCGCCTTTGGCGAATCGCTTACGCTGTTGCTGGTGGTCTGGGCGCTGAACGGCTTCTTTCAGGGCTGGGGCTGGCCGCCCTGCGCGCGGCTGCTGACCCACTGGTATTCGCGCAACGAGCGCGGCTTCTGGTGGGGCTGCTGGAATATGTCGATCAACCTCGGCGGCGCGATCGTGCCGCTGATCAGCGCCTTCGCCGCCCAGCGCTGGGGCTGGCAGGCGGCGATGCTGATCCCGGGGGCCGTCAGCATGGTGTTGGGCATCTGGCTCACGCGGCGGCTGAAAGGCACGCCGCAAGAAGAAGGCCTGCCGTCGGTCGGCCAATGGCGTCACGATCCGCTGGAGCTGCGTCAGGAACAGCAAAGCCCGCCGATGGGACTGTGGCGGATGTTACGCACCACGATGCTGAAGAACCCGATGATCTGGCTGCTGGGCGTCTCTTACGTGCTGGTCTACCTGATCCGCATCGCCTTGAACGACTGGGGCAATCTCTGGCTGACGGAAAGCCACGGCGTCAACCTGCTCAGCGCCAACGCGACGGTGATGCTGTTCGAGGCAGGCGGTCTGCTCGGCGCGCTGTTCGCCGGCTGGGGCTCGGATTTGCTGTTCGGCGGGCAGCGCGCGCCGATGATTTTGCTGTTCACGCTCGGGCTGATGGTTTCCGTCGCCGCGCTGTGGCTGGCGCCGGTGCACCACTACGCGCTGCTGGCGGGCTGTTTCTTTACGGTGGGCTTTTTTGTCTTCGGCCCACAGATGCTAATTGGCCTCGCCGCCGTGGAATGCGGGCACAAAGGCGCGGCCGGCTCCATCACCGGTTTTCTCGGCCTGTTTGCCTATCTGGGGGCCGCGCTGGCGGGCTGGCCGCTGTCGCAGGTCATCGAAGGCTACGGCTGGTCAGGCATGTTCAGTTTGCTGTCGATCGCCGCCGTTCTTATGGGTTTATTGCTGATGCCGCTGTTGATGGCGAGCGTTACCACCTCTACCGAGAGAAGGATAAAACAATGA